A genomic stretch from Lathyrus oleraceus cultivar Zhongwan6 chromosome 2, CAAS_Psat_ZW6_1.0, whole genome shotgun sequence includes:
- the LOC127122648 gene encoding uncharacterized protein LOC127122648 has translation MFADSGSWDTFYASFALVIYGLMLFLNVEGFVKKTAITIFTSQNPVPTLLANVFFSFHWRNMKKGGTINCCIPLLQKWIVSHLPKKGPFVDNVGDLKWSQRLMSLDAEDVVWFSLDYLRVELIFRCGEFPNVPLVSTKEGVINYNPVLSLRQLGYPLKEKPEDRFLEELMLAEEVESLELMKSVRRAWGKIQRVGKKEQGKLLCTITTSYADWVKSMAKMIKLPYPWELSMCIKTPKPHAAVASEVDRLKEITKKLEKKNVGLRSSLIKVTSKKNTMKASLTQKRERLNKADTDIQIKQNKRRKVGDSLKGSFDTIANKKKELAEAQYRAYKRDIDYQGQIKSLQDLLEKSQKELKDEQARAKKLETTLAQL, from the coding sequence ATGTTTGCTGACAGTGGAAGTTGGGACACATTTTACGCCAGCTTTGCATTAGTCATCTATGGATTGATGTTATTCCTGAATGTTGAAGGCTTCGTTAAAAAGACCGCCATCACCATATTCACCTCCCAGAACCCGGTTCCCACCTTACTAGCTAACGTATTCTTCTCCTTCCATTGGAGAAACATGAAGAAAGGGGGAACCATCAATTGCTGCATCCCTTTGCTTCAGAAATGGATTGTGTCCCATCTCCCAAAGAAAGGGCCGTTTGTTGATAATGTGGGTGATCTGAAATGGTCGCAAAGGTTGATGTCATTAGACGCTGAGGACGTCGTCTGGTTTAGTCTTGATTACTTGAGAGTGGAGTTGATATTCCGATGTGGGGAGTTCCCAAATGTTCCTCTTGTCAGTACAAAAGAGGGTGTGATCAACTATAATCCCGTTCTCTCATTACGTCAGTTGGGATATCCGCTCAAAGAAAAACCCGAAGACCGTTTCTTGGAAGAACTGATGTTAGCGGAAGAGGTTGAGAGTCTAGAGCTGATGAAGAGTGTGCGTAGAGCATGGGGCAAAATACAGCGAGTGGGAAAGAAAGAGCAAGGCAAACTACTGTGTACCATAACTACCTCCTATGCTGATTGGGTGAAGTCAATGGCCAAGATGATCAAACTGCCGTACCCATGGGAACTTTCCATGTGTATCAAAACCCCCAAGCCACATGCCGCTGTCGCTTCTGAAGTGGATCGCCTCAAGGAAATCACCAAGAAGTTGGAAAAAAAGAATGTCGGTCTCCGTTCCAGCCTGATAAAAGTCACCTCAAAAAAGAACACCATGAAGGCCAGTCTCACTCAGAAGAGGGAACGATTAAACAAAGCAGATACTGATATCCAAATTAAGCAAAACAAAAGGAGAAAGGTGGGAGATTCCCTGAAAGGGTCTTTTGACACCATTGCGAACAAGAAGAAAGAGTTAGCCGAAGCCCAGTATCGAGCCTACAAGCGAGACATTGACTACCAAGGCCAAATCAAATCTCTACAAGACCTATTGGAGAAATCGCAGAAGGAGTTAAAGGACGAGCAAGCCCGCGCCAAGAAGCTAGAAACAACCCTCGCACAACTCTAG